Proteins from a single region of Syntrophorhabdaceae bacterium:
- a CDS encoding aminotransferase class I/II-fold pyridoxal phosphate-dependent enzyme, with product MDEFYRISRLPPYVLGIVRDLLIEARRRGEDIIDLGMGNPDLATPKYIVSKLVEAARNPRNHRYSVSRGIRKLRVAVAGWYKRKYDVDVDPDEEIVVTMGAKEGIGHLVLATVSQGEIVFVP from the coding sequence GCCGCCTTATGTTCTCGGCATAGTTAGAGATTTGCTCATCGAGGCGAGAAGGCGCGGCGAGGATATCATCGATCTCGGCATGGGAAACCCCGATCTCGCCACGCCCAAGTATATCGTGTCCAAACTCGTCGAGGCCGCCAGAAATCCCAGAAATCATCGCTATTCGGTAAGCCGGGGCATCCGTAAGCTCAGGGTCGCCGTTGCCGGCTGGTATAAAAGAAAATACGATGTGGACGTAGACCCCGATGAAGAAATCGTTGTTACCATGGGAGCAAAGGAGGGCATAGGGCACCTCGTGCTTGCCACAGTAAGCCAGGGAGAAATCGTTTTCGTCCCG